Proteins encoded in a region of the uncultured Paludibaculum sp. genome:
- a CDS encoding YjhG/YagF family D-xylonate dehydratase: MPAITQVPSLASILDSGDSTMFAPPTKTRGPQGQLPFTDEMLRNAPSGDLFGWTMNAGMGWDPSKLGGKEVLILSTHGGLRAADGTPIALGYHSGHWEVNLLVEAAARELKGLDAVPFAGYCSDPCDGRSQGTTGMFDSLPYRNDAAQIFRRLIRSLPRRSGVLGVATCDKGLPAMMMALAAQHTLPCILVPGGVTLLAEEGEDAAAIQTIGARFAHGKITREYAAEMGCRACASPGGGCQFLGTAATAQVVGEALGMSLTHSALAPSGQPVWVDMARRSARAVLLMESRGLGMRDILTPAALENAMAVHAAFGGSTNLILHLTAIAYHAGLKRPTVDDWARVNRSVPRIVDALPNGPKHHATVQVFLAGGVPEVMLHLRKAGLLDTSALVASGQTLGDALDWWAQSERRAVLRKTLLERDGIDPDNVIMSPDEARHRGLTATVCFPIGNLAPEGAVIKSTSIDPSVVDADGVYRKVGPARVFVTEPAAIEAIKAGQVKEGDILVLACRGPMGAGMEETYQLTSALKFLPFGKHVALLTDARFSGVSTGACIGHISPEALAGGPIGKLREGDVIEIVIDRNRLEGTVNLVGEGGTVFGAEQGSRVLAEREPRPDLAPDKDLPADTKLWAALQDASGGTWGGAVYDVERIVKLLAAGRRALEG; encoded by the coding sequence ATGCCAGCAATCACGCAAGTGCCCAGTCTCGCCTCGATTCTCGACTCCGGCGACTCGACGATGTTTGCGCCGCCCACGAAGACGCGCGGTCCACAGGGGCAGTTGCCCTTTACGGACGAGATGCTGCGCAACGCCCCCAGCGGCGACCTGTTCGGCTGGACGATGAATGCCGGCATGGGCTGGGATCCGTCGAAGCTGGGCGGCAAGGAAGTGCTGATTCTCAGCACACACGGCGGGTTGCGGGCGGCCGACGGGACGCCGATCGCGCTGGGCTACCACAGCGGCCACTGGGAGGTGAACCTGCTGGTGGAGGCCGCGGCTCGCGAGTTGAAAGGGCTGGATGCGGTGCCGTTTGCGGGCTATTGCTCGGATCCATGCGACGGGCGGTCGCAGGGGACGACGGGCATGTTCGATTCGCTGCCTTACCGGAACGACGCGGCTCAGATCTTCCGGCGGCTGATCCGGTCGCTGCCCCGGCGCAGCGGAGTGCTGGGTGTCGCCACGTGCGACAAGGGTCTGCCGGCGATGATGATGGCACTGGCGGCGCAGCATACCCTGCCGTGCATCCTGGTGCCGGGGGGCGTGACGCTGTTGGCCGAGGAGGGCGAGGACGCGGCGGCGATCCAGACGATCGGGGCGCGGTTCGCGCATGGGAAGATCACGCGGGAGTACGCGGCGGAGATGGGCTGCCGGGCGTGCGCGTCTCCAGGCGGCGGGTGTCAGTTCCTGGGTACGGCGGCTACGGCTCAGGTGGTGGGCGAAGCGCTGGGCATGTCGTTGACGCATTCGGCACTGGCGCCTTCGGGGCAGCCGGTGTGGGTGGATATGGCTCGGCGATCGGCACGGGCCGTGCTGTTGATGGAGTCGCGCGGGTTGGGGATGCGGGACATCCTGACTCCGGCGGCGTTGGAGAACGCGATGGCCGTGCATGCGGCGTTCGGCGGGTCGACGAACCTGATCCTGCATCTGACGGCAATTGCGTATCACGCGGGTCTGAAGCGGCCGACGGTGGACGACTGGGCTCGCGTGAATCGCAGCGTGCCGCGCATCGTGGACGCGCTGCCGAACGGGCCGAAGCATCATGCGACGGTGCAGGTGTTCCTGGCCGGCGGCGTGCCGGAGGTGATGCTGCACTTGAGGAAGGCCGGGTTACTGGACACGAGCGCGCTGGTGGCGTCAGGCCAGACGCTGGGCGACGCACTGGACTGGTGGGCGCAGAGCGAGCGGCGGGCCGTGTTGCGCAAGACCCTGTTGGAGCGCGACGGCATTGATCCGGACAACGTGATCATGTCGCCGGATGAGGCTCGGCATCGCGGATTGACGGCGACTGTGTGCTTCCCGATTGGGAACCTGGCTCCGGAAGGGGCAGTGATCAAGAGTACGTCGATCGACCCGAGTGTGGTGGATGCGGACGGGGTGTACCGGAAGGTGGGGCCGGCGCGGGTGTTCGTGACGGAACCGGCGGCGATTGAAGCGATCAAGGCGGGCCAGGTGAAAGAGGGCGACATCCTGGTGCTGGCCTGCCGGGGTCCGATGGGGGCCGGCATGGAAGAGACGTACCAGTTGACCAGTGCGCTGAAGTTCCTGCCGTTTGGGAAGCATGTGGCGCTGTTGACGGATGCGCGGTTCAGCGGTGTGTCGACGGGGGCCTGCATCGGTCACATTTCGCCGGAGGCGCTGGCGGGCGGGCCAATTGGGAAGTTGCGGGAAGGGGATGTCATCGAGATCGTGATCGACCGGAACCGGTTGGAGGGGACGGTGAACCTGGTGGGCGAGGGCGGGACGGTGTTCGGAGCGGAGCAGGGAAGCCGGGTGCTGGCGGAGCGGGAACCGCGGCCGGACCTGGCTCCGGATAAGGATCTGCCTGCGGATACGAAGCTGTGGGCGGCGTTGCAGGATGCCAGCGGCGGGACGTGGGGTGGGGCGGTGTACGACGTGGAGAGGATTGTGAAATTGTTGGCGGCGGGACGGCGCGCGTTGGAGGGGTAG
- a CDS encoding alpha/beta hydrolase → MNILWLLGSSTIALAGSSDRDWASLVGQRFTAQRDVVYRRIGTRELKLDFYIPYDRKPGPTVLYIHGGGWENGSKEQYVLWYLPYLQLGLRVVAVQYRLSGEAAAPAGVEDCRCAFRWVTQNGAKYGVDPDRIVVSGGSAGGHLALLTAMRSGGIECPEHSGPEPHAAAVINYYGATDLNALLNSSLASVRRWLRDAPDVPALARQLSPMTWVKPGLPPILSIHGDADKTIPHQQSADLHHALDAAQVPNELITIHGGAHGRHTWTDADTLRVQRAIERFLRRNKLLGVARR, encoded by the coding sequence TTGAACATCCTCTGGTTGCTCGGGTCAAGCACCATAGCCTTGGCGGGCTCGTCGGACCGCGATTGGGCGTCACTCGTCGGCCAGCGATTCACCGCTCAGCGCGATGTGGTGTACCGGCGCATCGGCACCCGCGAACTGAAGCTCGACTTCTACATCCCTTACGACCGCAAGCCTGGGCCGACGGTCCTCTACATTCACGGCGGCGGTTGGGAGAACGGCAGCAAGGAACAGTATGTGCTGTGGTATCTGCCGTACCTGCAACTGGGGCTGCGTGTGGTGGCGGTGCAGTACCGGCTGTCTGGCGAGGCCGCCGCTCCTGCGGGCGTCGAAGACTGCCGCTGTGCGTTCCGATGGGTGACGCAGAATGGGGCGAAGTACGGTGTGGACCCCGACCGCATCGTGGTGAGCGGCGGTTCGGCCGGCGGGCATCTCGCGCTGTTGACCGCGATGAGATCGGGCGGCATTGAGTGTCCGGAGCACAGCGGTCCCGAGCCGCACGCTGCAGCTGTGATCAACTACTACGGCGCGACCGACCTGAACGCGCTGCTGAACAGCAGCCTGGCCTCCGTCCGCCGCTGGCTGCGCGATGCCCCCGATGTACCGGCGCTGGCCCGCCAGTTGTCGCCCATGACGTGGGTGAAGCCCGGCTTGCCGCCCATTCTCAGCATCCACGGCGATGCGGACAAGACGATTCCCCACCAGCAATCCGCGGATCTTCACCACGCCCTGGACGCCGCTCAAGTGCCCAACGAACTGATTACGATTCATGGCGGCGCCCACGGACGCCACACGTGGACCGACGCCGACACCCTGCGAGTGCAGCGCGCGATTGAGCGCTTTCTGCGCCGAAACAAGCTTCTTGGCGTGGCGCGCCGATGA
- a CDS encoding S46 family peptidase gives MTRTWTNWSVCLTLTAAMATAGEGKWTPQQVLQLDPLQLRKEGLQLPVSRLWDQKRGTGLLAAAVNIGGCSAGFVSATGLILTNHHCLFGILQEHSRPGRDLITDGFLAKSLEEELPGRTTRVSVPRKFTDVTKEIEAAVPAGAGDLARNAAIEGKQKVLVSECEKTPGARCKVAVFDGGLQYVLIDSFELSDIRLVYAPPRAIGEYGGEIDNWMWPRHTGDFAMARAYKDGKPYKPEFYFPLSTTGVKTGDFVMVLGYPGRTVRSLTAAEMAVQRDQWFRLRAEVYGEWLNLLETTTKGSEEGTIAVAATQKSLANVSKNAQGQLAGLKRGGIIEKQAKSEDAVEAWIGTHSQYAKAAEAKQELDRMAVEKRKTGNRDFLFNAIQISPLALKFAANLVRLAEERTKPDMERDPDYMEREWTRLRATMERDQKSFYRPADQALFASLVAHAMKLGPQERIEAFDKIFGDGKVDETLGFLYGRTKVLDLKERMKMFNESTEELKARKDPLLGLAFALEPELRAWRTKTHTLDGAVARLRPEWRKAVIAHAGKPVAPDANSTLRVSFAHVKGYAPRDGVIYTPQTTLAGMLEKETGEEPFKLPEKAMAAAAKVDAAKVPLDFLADADTTGGNSGSPTVNGRGELVGLNFDRVWENVANDFGYNPDVARNVNVDIRFFLWLLKDVDHADGILKELGVASK, from the coding sequence GTGACTCGTACCTGGACGAATTGGAGCGTCTGTCTGACCCTGACAGCCGCGATGGCAACCGCCGGAGAAGGCAAATGGACGCCGCAACAAGTGCTGCAACTGGATCCGCTGCAACTCAGGAAAGAGGGTCTGCAACTGCCGGTTTCGCGGTTGTGGGATCAGAAGCGCGGCACCGGATTGCTGGCCGCCGCCGTGAATATCGGCGGCTGCTCCGCCGGGTTCGTTTCCGCCACGGGCCTGATTCTGACGAATCATCACTGTCTCTTTGGCATCCTGCAGGAGCATTCGAGGCCCGGGCGTGATCTTATCACCGATGGCTTCCTCGCCAAGAGCCTGGAAGAGGAGCTGCCGGGCCGCACCACGCGCGTGAGCGTGCCGCGCAAGTTTACCGACGTCACGAAGGAGATCGAGGCGGCTGTGCCGGCGGGTGCCGGCGACCTGGCGCGGAATGCAGCTATCGAGGGGAAGCAGAAGGTGCTGGTGAGCGAGTGCGAGAAGACGCCCGGCGCTCGCTGCAAGGTGGCCGTGTTCGATGGCGGCCTTCAGTACGTGCTGATCGACAGTTTTGAACTCTCGGACATCCGGCTGGTGTACGCACCGCCGAGGGCGATTGGCGAGTATGGCGGGGAGATCGACAACTGGATGTGGCCGCGGCACACGGGCGACTTCGCGATGGCGCGCGCCTATAAGGACGGCAAGCCTTACAAGCCGGAGTTCTACTTCCCGCTCTCGACGACGGGCGTGAAGACGGGCGACTTTGTGATGGTGTTGGGATATCCGGGGCGCACGGTGCGATCGCTGACCGCCGCGGAGATGGCGGTACAGCGCGATCAGTGGTTCCGGCTGCGCGCCGAGGTATACGGCGAATGGCTGAACCTGCTGGAGACGACAACCAAGGGCAGTGAGGAAGGTACCATTGCCGTGGCCGCGACGCAAAAGTCGCTGGCCAATGTATCGAAGAACGCGCAAGGGCAGTTGGCCGGACTCAAGCGGGGCGGCATCATCGAGAAGCAGGCGAAGTCGGAAGACGCGGTGGAGGCGTGGATTGGTACGCATTCGCAATACGCCAAGGCCGCCGAGGCGAAACAGGAACTGGACCGGATGGCGGTGGAGAAACGCAAAACTGGGAACCGCGACTTCCTATTCAACGCCATTCAGATCAGCCCCCTGGCTCTGAAGTTCGCCGCGAATCTGGTGCGGCTGGCGGAGGAGCGGACAAAGCCCGACATGGAGCGCGACCCCGATTATATGGAGCGCGAGTGGACACGGCTGCGCGCCACGATGGAACGCGATCAGAAGAGTTTCTACCGGCCGGCCGACCAGGCCTTGTTTGCATCGCTGGTGGCCCACGCGATGAAGCTGGGGCCGCAGGAGCGCATCGAAGCATTTGACAAGATCTTCGGTGACGGCAAGGTGGACGAGACGCTCGGATTCCTCTATGGCCGGACGAAGGTGCTGGACCTGAAGGAACGCATGAAGATGTTCAACGAGTCGACCGAGGAGCTGAAGGCTCGCAAGGATCCGCTGCTCGGCCTGGCCTTCGCGCTGGAGCCGGAACTGCGGGCGTGGCGGACGAAGACCCATACGCTGGACGGGGCGGTGGCGCGGCTGCGGCCGGAATGGCGCAAGGCGGTGATTGCCCATGCCGGCAAGCCGGTGGCTCCGGATGCAAACTCAACGCTGCGCGTCAGCTTCGCGCACGTGAAGGGCTATGCACCGCGCGATGGGGTGATCTACACTCCGCAGACGACTCTCGCCGGGATGTTGGAAAAAGAGACAGGCGAGGAGCCGTTCAAGCTGCCGGAGAAGGCGATGGCCGCGGCGGCCAAGGTCGACGCGGCCAAGGTCCCGCTGGACTTTCTGGCCGATGCCGATACCACGGGTGGGAACTCCGGTAGCCCCACGGTGAACGGCAGAGGCGAACTGGTGGGCCTGAACTTCGACCGTGTGTGGGAGAACGTGGCCAACGACTTCGGCTACAACCCGGACGTGGCGCGCAACGTCAATGTGGACATCCGTTTCTTCCTCTGGCTGCTGAAGGACGTGGACCACGCCGATGGGATCCTGAAGGAGTTGGGCGTCGCGTCGAAGTGA
- a CDS encoding substrate-binding domain-containing protein, whose translation MSKKVTKPTGPTMLDKGLTVLEAVEKADHPITIQEIAAITSLQRLAVYRLLTTLEERGYIHRAQDKRYRSTTRRRRLLVGYLAPLEGNQFRVDVKESIERAAARAGSYVMLRHNDEEDSATALRNAQEMVDARIDVAMLFQPVERLGYMVADLFFGAGIPFITVERPIQGGIYFGANNYQAGKLAGQALGHYAREKWRGRFDRIVLVEGPKTKTNVQARLAGVLVGLQDVLGSIPESSVIHLEGDAHQDSSKQLMAKLLRQLKPGTRLLVSGFNDLSAIGAMEAVREAARDRDVVIVGHNAASEGRGAIRRRGNCLLASVAFFPERYGDKLIRLACSIVDGEQVTPAVYTDHVVLHADNLENFYPAATDVS comes from the coding sequence GTGAGCAAAAAAGTAACGAAGCCTACAGGCCCGACCATGCTCGACAAAGGCCTCACCGTACTGGAGGCTGTCGAGAAGGCCGACCATCCCATCACCATCCAGGAGATCGCCGCCATCACGAGCCTGCAGCGGCTGGCCGTCTACCGCCTGTTGACGACCCTGGAGGAGCGCGGCTATATCCACCGCGCCCAGGACAAACGCTACCGCTCCACCACGCGCCGCCGCAGGTTATTGGTGGGCTACCTGGCTCCGCTGGAAGGCAACCAGTTTCGTGTGGATGTGAAGGAATCGATCGAACGGGCCGCCGCCCGCGCCGGCAGCTACGTCATGCTGCGCCACAACGACGAGGAAGACAGCGCCACCGCCCTAAGAAACGCGCAGGAGATGGTCGATGCGCGCATCGATGTGGCCATGCTATTCCAACCAGTGGAGCGCCTGGGCTACATGGTGGCCGACCTCTTCTTCGGCGCCGGCATCCCCTTCATCACGGTAGAGCGGCCCATCCAGGGCGGCATCTATTTCGGCGCCAACAACTACCAGGCCGGGAAACTGGCCGGTCAGGCCCTGGGCCACTACGCCCGGGAAAAGTGGCGCGGCCGCTTCGACCGCATCGTTCTGGTGGAGGGCCCCAAAACGAAGACCAACGTCCAGGCCCGCCTCGCCGGAGTGTTGGTCGGACTCCAGGACGTGCTCGGCTCCATCCCCGAATCCTCGGTTATCCATTTGGAGGGCGATGCCCACCAGGACTCCAGCAAGCAGCTCATGGCCAAACTGCTGCGCCAGTTGAAACCCGGCACCCGCCTGCTGGTCTCGGGCTTCAACGACCTCAGCGCCATCGGAGCCATGGAGGCCGTCCGCGAAGCCGCCCGCGACCGCGATGTCGTCATCGTCGGTCACAACGCAGCCAGCGAAGGCCGTGGAGCCATCCGCCGCCGCGGCAACTGCCTGCTTGCCTCCGTCGCGTTCTTCCCTGAACGCTACGGCGACAAGCTGATCCGCCTGGCCTGCTCGATCGTCGACGGCGAGCAGGTGACGCCGGCCGTCTACACCGATCACGTCGTCCTGCACGCCGACAACCTCGAGAACTTCTACCCGGCCGCAACGGACGTGAGCTGA